One genomic window of Fusarium fujikuroi IMI 58289 draft genome, chromosome FFUJ_chr01 includes the following:
- a CDS encoding probable NHP6B-nonhistone chromosomal protein, with protein sequence MPKAAAGKRGKAEKTKRGKKDPNAPKRGLSAYMFFANEQRENVREENPGISFGQVGKLLGERWKALNEKQRAPYEAKAAADKKRYEDEKQAYNADQEEEESS encoded by the exons ATgcccaaggctgctgctggtaaGCGCGGTaaggccgagaagaccaAGCGCGGCAAGAAGG ACCCCAACGCCCCCAAGCGTGGCCTCTCCGCCTACATGTTCTTCGCCAACGAGCAGCGTGAGAACGTCCGTGAGGAGAACCCTGGTATCTCTTTCGGTCAAGTCGGCAAGCTCCTCGGTGAACGATGGAAGGCTCTTAACGAGAAGCAACGAGCTCCTTatgaggccaaggctgccgCTGACAAGAAGCGAtacgaggatgagaagcaggCCTACAAC GCCgaccaggaggaggaagagtctTCTTAG
- a CDS encoding related to dehydrogenases and related proteins has product MSQLKNVLTKLTKAQDGDTEPQPETLVSKPPPKPEMSVAPPRFLIIGAGSRGQNYAAAIDSVSNGVVAAVAEPLKFKRESLGRAHIWGEGSPGEGQSFHDWREFFAYEQDRRRRAASGEGNVPEGVDGVFVCVLDEMHREVIVGLAPLGLHIMCEKPLACSLQDCIDMYKAMRPSQSTKIFSIGHVLRYSPHNIMLRKLLIEERVIGEISSAVHTEPVGWWHFTHSYVRGNWRNENTTAPSLLTKSCHDIDLLLWLLCSPEKPGQGEPHLPETVSSAGNLHLFKKSRKPKAAGSATNCMKCPLGDEGCKFSAKNIYLGPKLKGLQAGNTRWPVSIVVHDIEDYPSHQKKEEMLIKALEEDYDESTPKSEIQARNWFGRCVFEADNNVCDDQFVTITWPESTKPSKTATLHMVAQTTKICERYSNFYGEHGEVHANSRRIVVEDFKTGEVKTYHPRVEDLGHGGGDLGLTRQFVMACDRVKNHDWEAPRAQDEFIGCTLEEVLRSHAMVFAAEEARLGRKVLDWKEWWNEAVGEKLETHRHA; this is encoded by the exons ATGTCTCAACTGAAGAACGTCTTAACAAAGCTCaccaaagctcaagatgGAGATACCGAACCACAACCAGAGACTCTTGTCTCCAAACCCCCTCCCAAGCCTGAGATGTCAGTGGCACCACCacgcttcctcatcatcggcgctGGATCACGAGGGCAGAACTACGCCGCAGCAATCGACAGCGTATCCAATGGCGTTGTCGCCGCTGTTGCTGAACCCTTGAAGTTCAAGCGCGAGTCCCTCGGCCGAGCTCACATCTGGGGTGAAGGCTCCCCTGGAGAAGGCCAGTCTTTCCATGACTGGCGAGAATTCTTTGCATATGAGCAGGATCGTCGAAGGCGAGCTGCTTCGGGTGAAGGGAATGTACCGGAAGGTGTTGATGGAGTCTTTGTTTGCGTACTCGACGAGATGCACCGTGAGGTTATCGTCGGTCTTGCACCACTAGGGCTACACATTATGTGTGAGAAACCTCTTGCGTGTTCCCTTCAAGACTGCATCGACATGTACAAGGCCATGCGTCCCTCTCAATCcaccaagatcttctcaatcGGCCATGTGCTGCGATACAGCCCACACAACATCATGCTCCGCAAGCTTCTCATTGAGGAGCGTGTCATCGGCGAAATTTCAAGCGCTGTACACACAGAGCCCGTAG GTTGGTGGCACTTCACGCACTCATATGTCAGGGGAAACTGGCGCAACGAGAATACCACTGCGCCATCCTTGTTGACTAAGAGCTGCCACGATATCGATCTGTTGCTCTGGCTGCTCTGCTCTCCTGAGAAACCAGGACAGGGAGAGCCACATCTCCCTGAAACGGTCTCATCTGCTGGGaaccttcatctcttcaagaAAAGTCGTAAGCCCAAGGCTGCAGGGTCGGCAACAAACTGCATGAAATGCCCCCTCGGAGACGAAGGGTGCAAATTCTCTGCAAAGAACATTTACCTGGGCCCCAAACTCAAGGGTCTGCAGGCCGGCAACACAAGATGGCCAGTCAGTATCGTCGTCCATGACATTGAAGACTACCCCTCccaccagaagaaggaagaaatgTTGATCAAGGCTCTGGAGGAAGACTATGACGAGTCTACACCAAAGTCGGAGATCCAAGCTCGTAACTGGTTCGGTCGTTGTGTCTTTGAAGCTGACAACAATGTCTGTGACGACCAGTTCGTCACCATTACCTGGCCCGAGTCCACCAAGCCTTCAAAGACAGCTACTCTGCATATGGTCGCTCAGACAACAAAGATCTGCGAACGCTACTCTAACTTTTATGGCGAACATGGCGAGGTTCACGCTAATTCACGTCGCATCGTTGTTGAGGATTTCAAGACAGGCGAGGTGAAGACATATCATCCTCGTGTCGAAGATCTTGGCCATGGTGGCGGAGACTTGGGTCTGACACGCCAGTTTGTCATGGCATGTGATCGCGTCAAGAACCATGACTGGGAGGCTCCTCGTGCTCAAGATGAGTTTATTGGATGCACTCTTGAGGAGGTGCTGCGAAGCCATGCTATGGTCTTTGCGGCTGAGGAGGCGAGACTTGGTCGTAAGGTGCTTGACTGGAAAGAATGGTGGAACGAGGCTGTTGGAGAGAAACTGGAAACTCACAGGCATGCATAA
- a CDS encoding related to myosin heavy chain, translating to MALQVLIAHTGLRLEVDTAQFSILDDLKAWVSRKTSIPPQHIVALTPQGRTVKSTSLHTEVGYSVRDKPFLTIAQKEMFIYDIRISSPGNVNLIVPVPAPKQYVIPSAPNTIDDVQSISSWQELYKERRNWAIHLVEDCGQMNTTTVALYDEIDVIIRCLDAAVANLEISIKTIEPKYNDLKKWVTPALEEHGTLVENWEQYLDLARNTPISPLMVKFMTRQETKKSNPTLEDLIELDTAKKAGKLAPTAHRRFSDKATQLNNTASQMYRSLESLIADFEKLMSRSALGHSTASAQLLEDIEAVVKQMDSDYRAALGYGNTQRDIAQASKTASVHTENLVPTLKKRVKEMDDLLHYATDARNSIASDSAKFMRYVTEITSLHNNVKSQINVLNQSVDDMTTFDYLRLIHQLPYMYAAFVSEAVRRREWVDKVKTDSSTLANEMALFQDEESKRRRKWQKMIGSMYGPDLDTNVMGLEVNLLGEDKPWPALTKDDLTDFVQLLQEQPVDQSVLDDVLKLVQELDNPTKQQSKRLKAFKNGSIHEMALGRSGLMIRGDDDLLQSLQEDKGKLENKLKTAESRVRRLEDLLHRQSQASRPGNLFQPHGPQQRERGNSGSSIRSSRFDDRRRSSDGIDPLMRRITQLENELREEKQQSSRLQQELTAQSDHHENIKGQHEDLKSQHEDLKGQIAEVNTTKQDLLENMEALEREFVEERKNLENEIKTLRARLEDTEDEIEQFDESRQHEKAGYVVRVEELEAELEQINKQRQDDALKAQGQVEFLRKETRIQREQQEALEQQVQSAKEETQDVSRKLSVAEETLGDHWQALKRLFTELLPEAAVPDNFVDLSDLLLTQAGTLVEKSRNSEADIDILKTKVEHFTATIAELREQLAEKDTKLSEGEMKAVHLREKLAEEKAKVTALEQELADGREQLTELRAKLSDGETGPEALQTRLEEEEKKVMALTEEVASKQSHVGSLEEELRMFQEKAESLQGKISNLNNQYEHRDEKTKDLTQRLYSQNDRMCRLLERIGFAITRKDGDMAVTKIPRSERNAQNPNDSSDPGSSLRKSGTLSRVLGDSADLELLYWLNNSDLQAENEKYEAFMNKIGNFDMELFSETVYRRIKEVEHMARKWQREARSYREKAHVLQKDSHEKIAFKHFKEGDLALFLPTRNQQAGAWAAFNVGFPHYFLREQDAHRLRHREWLVARISRIQERVVDLSKSLQPSSETDSINDEENDNPFQLSDGLRWYLIDAFEDKPGAPSTPGMGKSTVAANTVEATANIHTHATGGKGKSRDSVTSIEGINKTLSKSLESRRSSTGSKKALPFQLGGTALLKNSALASETNSLRAHPTDTPSGTSPTHGGLLTAANASLAQKALAEGQRSEQAESPSKSPPGESSNQGGSAKADEVRNVDTLLGP from the exons ATGGCTCTCCAGGTGTTGATAGCCCATACGGGCCTGCGGCTGGAGGTCGATACAGCACAGTTCTCCAT CCTCGATGATCTTAAGGCCTGGGTCTCCAGGAAAACCTCGATTCCACCACAGCATATTGTCGCCTTGACTCCTCAAGGCCGTACGGTCAAATCCACAAGCCTACATACAGAGGTTGGTTACTCAGTAAGAGATAAACCTTTTCTGACCATAGCCCAGAAAGAGATGTTCATATACGATATCCGAATAAGTTCCCCAGGGAATGTGAACCTCATAGTCCCAGTTCCAGCTCCGAAGCAGTACGTGATCCCGAGTGCGCCGAACACGATCGATGATGTACAGTCAATATCATCATGGCAAGAGCTATACAAGGAGCGTCGAAATTGGGCAATACATCTGGTTGAGGACTGTGGGCAGATGAACACAACAACTGTTGCGCTGTACGACGAGATAGATGTTATCATCAGGTGCTTGGATGCGGCTGTTGCGAATCTTGAAATCAGCATCAAGACCATAGAGCCCAAATACAACGACCTTAAGAAATGGGTAACGCCTGCACTGGAAGAGCACGGGACTCTGGTAGAAAATTGGGAGCAATATCTGGATCTGGCCAGAAATACCCCGATCTCCCCTCTAATGGTCAAGTTTATGACTCGacaagagaccaagaagtcGAACCCAACTTTAGAAGACCTCATCGAACTCGATACCGCAAAGAAGGCGGGAAAACTTGCCCCGACAGCTCATCGAAGGTTCAGCGACAAGGCTactcaactcaacaacaCGGCATCTCAGATGTATAGAAGCTTGGAATCACTGATTGCCGActtcgagaagctcatgAGCCGGTCCGCTCTTGGCCACAGCACAGCTTCCGCACAACTCCTTGAAGATATCGAGGCGGTAGTGAAGCAGATGGACTCTGACTACCGGGCAGCACTTGGATATGGCAATACGCAACGAGATATAGCGCAAGCTTCCAAGACGGCTTCAGTGCACACCGAAAACTTGGTACCAACGCTGAAAAAGCGAGTcaaagagatggatgacCTACTTCACTATGCAACAGACGCGCGGAATTCTATTGCTTCGGATTCAGCGAAATTCATGCGTTACGTTACGGAAATAACATCTCTTCATAACAACGTCAAAAGTCAAATCAACGTATTGAATCAGTCGGTAGATGACATGACGACATTTGATTATCTTCGTCTCATTCACCAGCTGCCTTATATGTACGCAGCTTTCGTCTCAGAAGCAGTTCGACGGCGTGAATGGGTTGATAAAGTCAAGACGGACTCGTCTACTCTAGCGAACGAGATGGCATTGTTTCAGGATGAAGAGTCCAAGCGACGGCGTAAATGGCAAAAAATGATTGGCAGCATGTATGGTCCAGATCTGGACACCAATGTCATGGGCCTGGAGGTCAATTTGCTTGGGGAAGACAAACCATGGCCAGCTTTGACCAAAGACGACTTGACAGATTTCGTGCAGTTGTTGCAAGAGCAACCCGTTGATCAGAGTGTGTTGGATGATGTGCTGAAGCTTGTACAAGAGCTTGACAATCCAACAAAGCAGCAATCCAAACGactcaaggccttcaagaACGGAAGTATTCATGAAATGGCCCTCGGCAGAAGTGGCCTCATGATTCgaggcgatgatgatttACTACAGTCACTCCAGGAGGACAAAGGTAAATTAGAAAACAAATTGAAAACGGCCGAGAGCCGAGTCCGCCGTCTAGAGGATTTGCTTCATCGACAGAGCCAAGCCAGCCGCCCTGGAAATCTATTCCAGCCTCACGGTCCCCAGCAGCGCGAGAGAGGCAACTCTGGGTCATCCATCAGATCGAGCCGCTTTGATGACCGTAGACGCTCTTCGGACGGCATTGACCCCTTGATGCGACGTATCACTCAGCTAGAAAACGAATTGCGAGAAGAGAAACAGCAGTCTAGTCGGCTCCAGCAAGAACTCACAGCACAATCCGATCATCATGAGAACATCAAAGGTCAGCACGAAGACTTGAAGAGCCAGCATGAAGACTTGAAAGGTCAGATTGCGGAAGTTAACACTACGAAACAAGATCTACTCGAGAATATGGAGGCCCTCGAACGCGAATTCGTCGAAGAGCGCAAGAACCTAGAGAACGAAATCAAGACTCTCAGGGCACGGTTGGAGGATACCGAAGACGAAATCGAACAGTTCGACGAATCAAGGCAGCACGAGAAAGCCGGATATGTTGTACGAGTGGAGGAGCTAGAGGCCGAGTTGGAGCAAATCAACAAGCAGCGACAAGATGATGCCCTCAAAGCCCAAGGGCAAGTCGAGTTCCTCCGCAAGGAAACCCGAATTCAAAGAGAACAGCAAGAGGCCCTTGAACAACAGGTTCAGTCTGCAAAGGAGGAAACTCAGGACGTCTCGAGAAAATTGAgtgttgctgaggagactCTAGGTGATCATTGGCAGGCCCTGAAAAGACTGTTTACTGAGCTGCTGCCCGAGGCTGCTGTCCCAGACAACTTTGTAGACCTTTCGGATTTGCTACTTACACAAGCCGGAACGCTCGTTGAAAAGTCCCGAAACTCGGAAGCAGACATTGATATACTAAAAACCAAGGTTGAACACTTTACGGCAACCATTGCGGAACTCCGAGAACagcttgctgagaaggatACTAAATTATCCGAAGGCGAAATGAAAGCCGTCCATTTGCGTGAGAAATTGGCTGAGGAGAAAGCAAAGGTGACCGCACTTGAACAAGAGCTCGCAGACGGTAGAGAGCAACTCACTGAGTTGCGCGCCAAGCTCAGTGATGGCGAAACTGGACCCGAAGCTCTGCAGACAAGactggaggaagaagagaaaaaggtcATGGCCTTGACCGAAGAAGTGGCCTCCAAACAATCCCACGTCGGTAGtctggaggaagagcttCGCATGTTCCAAGAGAAAGCGGAGTCCCTCCAGGGCAAGATATCTAACTTGAATAACCAGTATGAGCACCGAGACGAGAAGACTAAGGATCTCACACAGCGCCTCTACTCTCAAAACGATCGTATGTGCCGCCTATTGGAGCGCATAGGATTTGCCATTACCAGGAAAGATGGAGATATGGCCGTTACTAAAATTCCACGATCCGAAAGAAATGCTCAGAACCCCAACGACTCCTCTGACCCTGGCTCGTCCCTACGCAAGTCAGGAACTCTAAGCCGTGTCTTGGGTGATAGCGCTGATCTCGAACTCCTATACTGGCTTAACAACTCAGACCTGCAGGCCGAAAATGAGAAATACGAAGCTTTCATGAACAAAATTGGCAACTTTGACATGGAGCTTTTCTCCGAGACCGTATATCGCAGGATCAAGGAAGTAGAGCACATGGCTCGTAAGTGGCAGAGGGAAGCCCGATCCTACAGGGAGAAGGCACACGTTCTGCAAAAGGATTCACACGAGAAGATTGCTTTCAAGCACTTTAAGGAGGGCGATCTGGCCTTGTTTCTCCCCACACGCAACCAGCAAGCTGGTGCGTGGGCCGCTTTCAACGTGGGCTTCCCACACTACTTCCTGCGCGAGCAAGATGCCCATCGCCTACGTCACCGAGAATGGCTTGTTGCCCGTATCTCACGGATCCAAGAGCGTGTCGTCGACCTTTCAAAGAGTCTCCAGCCGAGCAGCGAGACAGATTCGATCAACGATGAGGAGAACGATAACCCCTTCCAGTTGTCGGATGGTCTACGCTGGTATCTGATCGATGCTTTCGAAGACAAACCCGGCGCCCCTTCGACGCCTGGAATGGGCAAGTCAACTGTTGCGGCTAATACCGTGGAAGCGACAGCCAATATTCACACTCATGCTACGGGTGGAAAGGGTAAGAGTCGGGATAGCGTCACTAGTATTGAAGGTATTAACAAGACTTTATCCAAGAGTCTTGAGAGTAGGCGTAGCAGTACGGGTTCCAAGAAAGCCCTGCCGTTTCAGCTTGGGGGCACggctttgttgaagaatAGTGCTTTGGCTAGCGAGACCAACTCACTCCGAGCGCATCCCACCGACACACCATCCGGCACAAGCCCTACACACGGGGGCCTTCTCACGGCAGCCAATGCGAGCCTAGCACAGAAAGCTCTGGCAGAAGGGCAAAGGAGCGAGCAAGCGGAGAGTCCGAGCAAGTCTCCTCCTGGCGAGTCATCAAACCAAGGCGGCAGCGCCAAAGCGGACGAGGTACGAAACGTCGACACCCTTCTTGGACCATAA
- a CDS encoding probable PGM2-phosphoglucomutase, major isoform, which produces MGVQTVEFKPFQDQKPGTSGLRKKVTVFQQPHYSEAFITSILLSIPEGVEGSFLVIGGDGRYWNPEVIQLIAKIGAAYGVKKLVIGQNGILSTPAASHVIRLRKATGGILLTASHNPGGPKNDFGIKYNLANGGPAPESVTNKIFEFSKTLTSYKIADIPDVDISTVGTQTYGDLEVEIIDSTTDYVAMLKDIFDFDLIKKFFSTHPDFKVLFDGLHGVTGPYGKAIFEEELGLSNAIQNCVPSPDFNGGHPDPNLTYAHSLVEVVDKNNIPFGAASDGDGDRNMIYGANAFVSPGDSLAIIAHHANLIPYFKKNGVNGLARSMPTSGAVDLVAKAQGLDCYEVPTGWKFFCALFDAKKLSICGEESFGTGSDHIREKDGLWAVIAWLNIIAGVGVQNPSVTPSIKEIQKEFWGKYGRTFFTRYDYEDVDSEGANKVVSELEKLVNDSNFVGSTIEGRKVTKAGNFSYTDLDGSVASKQGLYAGFSSGSRIVVRLSGTGSSGATIRLYIEQHTDDPSKYELDAQDFLKEEVKFATELLKFKEHVGRDEPDVKT; this is translated from the exons ATGGGCGTCCAAACCGTTGAGTTTAAGCCCTTCCAAGACCAGAAGCCCGGAAC CTCCGGTCTTCGCAAGAAGGTCACCGTCTTTCAGCAGCCTCACTACAGCGAGGCCTTCATCACTAGCATTCTGCTTTCTATTCCCGAAGGAGTTGAGG GCTCTTTTCTTGTTATTGGTGGCGATGGCCGATACTGGAACCCCGAGGTCATCCAGCTTATTGCCAAGATTGGTGCCGCCTACGgggtcaagaagctcgtcaTCGGCCAGAACGGCATCCTTTCCACCCCTGCTGCCAGTCATGTCATCCGTCTGCGCAAGGCTACCGGAGGTATCCTCCTGACTGCTAGCCACAACCCTGGTG GCCCCAAAAACGACTTTGGTATCAAGTACAACCTCGCCAACGGTGGCCCCGCTCCCGAATCCGTTACCAACAAGATCTTCGAGTTCTCCAAGACTCTGACTTCATACAAGATTGCCGATATTCCCGATGTCGACATCTCCACCGTTGGTACTCAGACATATGGTgaccttgaggttgagattaTCGACAGCACCACCGACTACGTTGCTATGCTCAAGGACATCTTCGACTTTGACCTGatcaagaagttcttttCCACACACCCCGACTTCAAGGTCCTATTCGATGGTCTCCACGGTGTTACCGGTCCTTACGGAAAGGCTATCTTCGAAGAGGAGCTTGGTTTAAGCAACGCCATCCAGAATTGTGTCCCCAGCCCCGACTTCAACGGTGGCCACCCCGATCCTAACCTCACATACGCCCACTCTCTGGTCGaggttgttgacaagaacaacattCCTTTTGGTGCCGCTtccgatggtgatggtgaccGAAACATGATCTATGGCGCCAATGCCTTCGTTTCTCCTGGTGATTCCCTGGCTATCATCGCCCACCACGCCAACCTGATTCCCTACTTCAAGAAAAACGGCGTCAATGGTCTCGCTCGTTCCATGCCCACCAGTGGCGCCGTTGATCTCGTTGCTAAGGCTCAGGGTCTCGACTGCTACGAGGTGCCCACAGGCTGGAAGTTCTTCTGCGCTCTCTTCGacgccaagaagctgtcCATCTGCGGTGAGGAAAGTTTCGGTACTGGCAGTGATCACATCCGTGAGAAGGATGGTCTATGGGCTGTTATCGCTTggctcaacatcatcgccggTGTTGGTGTCCAAAACCCTAGCGTCACCCCATCAATTAAGGAGATCCAGAAGGAATTCTGGGGCAAGTACGGTCGTACTTTCTTCACCCGCTACGACTACGAGGATGTCGATTCAGAGGGCGCCAACAAGGTTGTTAGTGAGCTAGAGAAGCTCGTCAACGACTCCAACTTTGTGGGCAGCACCATTGAGG GTCGCAAGGTTACCAAGGCTGGCAACTTCTCTTACACCGATCTTGACGGCTCTGTCGCTTCCAAGCAGGGCCTATATGCCGGCTTCTCTTCCGGTAGTCGAATTGTTGTTCGACTCTCCGGCACTGGTTCATCTGGAGCCACCATTCGCTTGTACATTGAGCAGCACACCGACGACCCCTCTAAATACGAACTGGACGCTCAAGATTTCCTCAAGGAGGAGGTCAAGTTTGCCacagagcttctcaagttTAAGGAGCACGTCGGCCGTGACGAGCCTGACGTCAAGACCTAA
- a CDS encoding probable REX2-putative 3`-5` exonuclease, translating into MSTVAEVQADNQPKSASDDPLVWIDCEMTGLDQDNDEIIEIYCIITTGNLEILDEEGFHAIIHFPQSRLDQMDEWCTKTHADSGLTAAVLESTTTPEQAADALYEYITRFIPERKRGLLAGNSVHCDRAFLRREPYKRVMRHLHHRILDVSSIKEAARRWAAKRIVNKVPNKKGLHKARDDILESIEEARYYREVIFRPTFDVVPAKNKPNKGK; encoded by the exons ATGTCGACGGTAGCAGAAGTGCAGGCTGATAACCAGCCCAAGAGCGCCAGCGATGATCCTCTTGTCTGGATTGACTGCGAG ATGACTGGCCTGGATCAAGACAACGACGAAATCATCGAGATCTACTGTATCATCACCACAGGAAAtctcgagattcttgatgaggagggGTTCCACGCAATCATCCACTTCCCCCAGTCCCGTCTTGACCAGATGGACGAATGGTGCACAAAGACACACGCAGACTCTGGCCTCACCGCTGCTGTTCTCGAATCCACAACTACTCCGGAGCAAGCCGCAGACGCTCTGTATGAGTACATAACACGCTTCATCCCTGAGCGCAAACGTGGTCTTCTTGCGGGTAACAGTGTGCATTGCGATAGGGCGTTTCTGCGACGTGAACCCTACAAGCGGGTCATGAGACATCTGCATCACAGGATTCTTGACGTGAGTTCTATCAAGGAGGCTGCAAGACGCTGGGCAGCCAAGAGGATTGTGAATAAGGTTCCCAATAAGAAGGGTCTGCACAAGGCGAGGGATGACATTCTGGAGAGCATTGAGGAGGCTAGATACTACAGGGAGGTCATCTTCAGGCCGACGTTTGATGTTGTGCCTGCCAAGAACAAACCTAACAAAGGAAAATAA